The Microlunatus antarcticus DNA segment CCGAGGGCTTCAGCACCGCGGTGTTGCCCGCGGCCAGCGCCGGGGCGAGCTTCCAGATCGCCATCATCGCGGGGTAGTTCCACGGGGTGACCTGGGCGACCGGGCCGCGGGGTTCGCGGCGTACGGACGAGGTGTAGCCGCGCAGGTACTCCCCCGACGCGCGCCCCTCGAGCACCCGGGCCGCGCCGGCGAAGAAGCGGATCTGGTCGACGAGGACCAGCACCTCCTCGGAGTGCGTGAGGCCGAGGGGCTTGCCCGTGTTCTCCGACTCGATCGCGGCCAGCTCGTCGGCCGAGCCCTCGACGAGGTCGGCGAACCGCAGCAGCATCCGCTGCCGCTCCGACGGGGTGGTCCAGCGCTGGGACTCGAAGGCCTTCGCCGCCGCGGTGAAGGCGGCGTCCACGTCCTCGTCGCCGGAGTTGGGCGACGTCGCGTACACCTCGCCGGTCGCCGGGTTGACGATGTCGAGCACGTCGCCCGACGCGCTGGGCCGCTCCTCACCGTCGATGACGTTGACGAACGTCTGCTTCTCCGACGCCTGCTCCATCGTGTCCAACCCCTCTGTCCTGACGACCGTCCGTCTCGGTGAGCACCGTAGGCCAGCCCCCCGCACGCGCGCTGGACCAGGCCCGTGCATGAGCCGACCGCTCCCGGGTTAAGTTCCGAGCGGTCCATAGTCGACGCAACAAACCCCAGGAGTGGCAATGACGCCCACCTCACCCCGTCCGCGACCCGCCCCGGCGACGTTCCGACGGCGAGCCGTCGCGCTGGTCGGGGCTCTCGCCCTGTCCGGCCTGACCACCGCCGGTCTCGCGGCCCCCGCTGACGCGACACCCGTCCTGCCCAGCGCCCCCACCCGACCGAGCGCGCCCCTGGCGGCGCCGACGACGCCCGACCTCGGGCCGAACGTCACCCTGATCACCCCCGCCATGGCCCAGGCGGACGTCCAGGCCAAGCTCGACGCCATCGCGGCCCGGCAGGTGCCGAACCAGTTCGGCGAGGAACGCGACGCGATCCTCTTCGCGCCGGGGACGTACGGTTCCGCGGCGACGCCGTTGATCTTCCAGGTCGGCTACTACACCGAGGTCGCCGGCCTCGGACGCAACCCGGGCGACGTCGTGATCAATGGCGCCGTGAACGTCTACAACCAGTGCGAGAAGGCCGCGGACGGCACCGAGAGCTGCATCGCGCTGAACAACTTCTGGCGGTCGATGTCCAACCTGACGATCAACCCGACCGGGGGCAAGGACTGCCGGGCGAACACGGAGTTCTGGGCCGTCTCCCAGGCCGCTCCGCTGCGCCGCGTCGACATTACCGGCCTGACGTCGCTGATGGACTACTGCTCCGCGCCTCCCCAGTACGCCAGCGGCGGCTACCTCGCCGATGCCCGCACCAAGGCCGTGACCAACGGGTCGCAGCAGCAGTGGCTGACGCGGAACAGCGAGATCGGCAGCTGGTCGAACGGCGTCTGGAACCAGACGTTCTCCGGCGTCGAGGGCGCGCCCGCGCAGGGCTTCCCGGACCCGCCGTACACGACGCTCGCGCAGACGCCGGCGAGCAAGGAGAAGCCGTACGTCTACATCGACGCCCGCGGCGCGTGGCAGGTCTTCGTGCCGAAGGCCCAGAAGAACTCCTCCGGGCCGACCTGGACCGACGGCCCGACCCCCGGGAAGTCGCTCCCGCTGTCGACCTTCTTCGTCGCCCGTCCGTCGGACTCGGCGAAGACCATCGAGAAGCAGCTGTCCAAGGGCCGCAACCTGCTCTTCACCCCTGGCGTCTACGGCATCGACCGCACGCTGCACGTCCGCAAGGCGGGCACCGTGGTCCTCGGGCTCGGCATCGCGACCCTGACCGCGGAGAAGGGCGCCGTGCCCATCCGCGTCTCCGAGGTGCCGGACGTCGACATCGCCGGGATCACCATCGACGCGGGGACGAAGAACTCCTCCGCGCTGCTGGTGATCGGGACCGGCAAGGGTCACGGGCCGACCGCCTCGCGGCCGACCGCGGTGCAGGACGTGTTCTTCCGGATCGGTGGTCCGCACGTCGGCAAGGCCGACACGAGCCTCGTGGTCAAGAGCGACCACGTGATCCTCGACGACATCTGGGCCTGGCGCGCCGACCACGGCGAGGGCGTCGGCTGGAAGGTCAACACCGCCGACACGGGCGTCAAGATCAGCGGGGACGACGTCACCGCGACGGGGCTGTTCGTCGAGCACTACCAGCGCTACAACGTGATCTGGACCGGTGAGCGCGGGCGGACCGTGTTCTTCCAGAATGAGCTCCCGTACGACGCACCGAACCAGGCCGCGTGGAAGCACGGGAAGACGCTCGGCTGGGCCGCGTACAAGGTCGGGGACGACGTGCGCAAGCACGAGCTCTGGGCCGGCGGCTCGTACATCTACACCAACGTCGACCCGACGCTGCACCTCTCGCACTCCTTCGAGGTGCCCGACCGCAAGGGGGTCAGGCTCCACGACCTCGTGACCGTCAGCCTCAACAACGCGGGGACGATCGACCACGTGGTGAACGACACCGGCGACGCCGCCACCCCGAAGGAGGGCGGCAGCACCATCGTCGACCTGGTGGCCTACCCGGTCGGCTGACCCCCGGGGCCTCGGCCGTGCGCCTACCGGTCCCTCGGTGGGCGCATGGGCCGGCCGGCCGACGCCGTCTGGGTCACCACCCCGGCGAACTGCACCTGGTCGCAGTCCGGTGGGCCAGACGCGACGAACGGCACCCGGTACGTCCCCGCCCGGGCGTAGGTGACGGTGGGGCCCGTTGACGTCCAGTCCGTCGACCGGCCCAGCTGCACGGTCTGGCCCTCGACCGACACGAGCGGCAGGCGCGTCGGGCTGCCCACCGGCGCACGGCCGACGTCGACGGTCTGCGCAAGCGCGTTCACGAGCAGGCCGCAGCCGAGGGCGCTGATGTCGGCGAGGTGATTGCCGGACACGTCCAGCGACGAGAGGTTCGCCGAGGGCTCGAAGCCGTCCACGCTGGTGATCTGGTCGTTGTTGAGCTGGAGCGACGACAGCGCCTCGAACCCGTTGAACTGCCGGACCGGGCCGACCCGGCTGTCGGAGACCGACACGTAGCTCAGCTGCGTCAGCCCGCGCAGCGGGCTGAAGTCGGCCCGGTCGACCCCGCTGAGGATCAGCTCGCTCAGCTCGGGCAGCTTCTGCAGGCCCGCGACGTCGGTGATCGAGGGCGCGACGGCGACCAGGTAGGTCAGTCGCGTCGACGACGTCAGCACGTCCAGGCTGGGGAGCCGCACCCCGTACACGGAGAGCTCGGTGAGGTCCGGCTTGCCGGCCAGGGCGCGTCCGTCGCCGCCCGCGACGTTCAGCGAGAGGACCCGCAGCCGACTCATCGGCGTCAGGGCCGACACGTCGGTCGCGGCGGCCTGCACGTTCAGCTGGGTCAGACCGGTCAGGGTCCGCAGCGGTGCGAGGTCACGGACGTCGGGCACGACCAGGTCGAGCCGCTGGAGCCCGGTGAGCGCGGCGACAGCGGCGATGTCGACCTGTCCCTCCTGGTCGGCGGACAGGCGGCGCAGCTGGGTCAGGCGACGTAGCGGTTCCAGCGTCGTCCACGAGGAACCGGTGATGTCGAGGTAGGTCAGGCGGGTCAGCGCCGACAGCGGCGCCAGTCCGGAGACGGGGTTGCCGTAGACGTCGAGCCGCTCGAGCCCGGTCAATCCGCGCAGCGGAGCCAGGTCAGTGATCCGGCTGAACGGCAGGGTCAGCTCCCGCAGCCGCGTGAGCCGGGCCAGCGGCGCGAGGTCCGTGATGGTGCTGCCGTACGAGACCGACAGCGTCGTCAGGTTCGTCAGAGCCTGCGCCCCGCCGAGCGACGTCGGTGAGAGCTCGCCGCAGTCGAGGTCCGTGACCGAGGCCGCCTGGGCGGGCGTGATCGGGTTCGAGGGACGCATCCCGAGCGCGGCGGCCACACAGGTGCGGAAGACGGGGTCGGCGAACGTCACCGGGTCGCTCGGCGCGGCCGAGGCGGCGGTCGACGGCAGACCGAGCGCGGCGGCCAGGACGAGCGCGGCGACGGCTCGGCGGACACGAGGTGTCGGCGCAGGCGCGTGGCGGCGGGAAGCGGGGGATCTCCTCGACACATCCGAACCATAAGGTCCGGCCGAGGTCACGTCGATGACGTGATGGACGACACACCAACGGGAGTTTCGGGAGCCTTCGGCGCGCAATCCGAAAAAGAGGTTGCCGCGCCGAATCGGAGGTCCTTTACTGGTCGGTTCGCCAGGCCCGGACGGGGAGGGAGGACGTCATGCCAGACCGACCATGACCAGCAGAAAGGAAATGCACGATGCCTCGGCGCTACTACACGCGACGCTTTCTCAACCGGCGCGGACACCTGGCCGGCGCTTATGTCCTCGCCTCTGTCGAAGACACCTCGAGACGCACCGGAGACCGTGTCTACACCGAGACGGATTTCACGGTGGCCGACTGCGGACGCCAGATCAGCCTCGACTTCGACGTCGATCCCGAATGCCTCGCGAATTCGCTCCACAAGATCGACGTTCTGATGAGCACACTCACCAGCTTTCGCGCCGCGCTCGTCGAGGAAGGTCGCCTCGCCGCAGAGCGTGAGGCACGGGTGAAGGCGAAGAAGAGGTAGCCCCGGGTGTGGGTACGGCCCGTCGGCCGGTTCAGCGCGCCACCCCCCGAGGAACAGGGTGGGCGCCGAACCGACCGACGGGCGGTGGGTGCCGGGGACCAGACGCCCCCGCGTCTGGTGCCCGGACTGCTCGTGGCCGGACTAGTGGGTCCGGCTCTGGATGGTCAGCTGGCGTCAGCTGCGGCGGCGGCGCAGGGTGAGGCTGAGCCCGCCGATCAGCAGGAGCAGTCCCCCGCCGAGCAGACCCGCGAGGCCGGCGGCGGCGCCGGTCTGAGCGAGACGGTCGCCGTTGTTGCCGCCGAGGCCATTGCCGGCCTGGCCCTGCGGGCCGGTCAGGGACACGGTGCTGGCGTTGCCGTTGTTGCCGTTGTTCCCGTTGCCGTCGTTATTGCCGTTCCCGCCGTTGCCGTTGTCGCCGTTGCCGTCGTCGCCGCCGTTGCCGTCACCGGGCGTGGTCGGGGTCGTCGGGGTGGTGGGCGTGGTCGGGGTGGTGGGCGTGGTCGGGGTCGTCGGGGTGGTGGGGGTGGTGGGGGTTCCGGTGGTGCAGCCGGTGGCGTTGATCAGGACGCAGGCGTCGACGCCGCCGACGCCGGGGACGGTGGTGCCGACCTCGCCGATGACGACCGGGATAATCGGCACGGCCGGGCCGGTGGGACCGGCCGGTGTGGTGCCGGTGCCGGTGTTGGTGGTGCAGCCGAGGGCGTTGATCAGCAGGCAGGCGTCGACGGTCCCGACGACGGGCAGGTCAGCGGTGGCCTGGCCCACGACCGGGGGCACGATCACCGGCAGCGCCGGCGTGGTGTTCGAGCCAGCGGCGGTGGTGGTGCAGCCGGTGGCGTTGACCAGGGCGCAGGCGTTGACGTCGCCGACGACCGGCAGGTCGGCGGTCGCCGTGACGATCGCGGTCACGATCGGATCGGTCGAGGTGCTCGGGTTCGACCCGGTCGAGCCGGTGTTGCCGGTGCCCGGGTTCGTCCCGGCGCCGGTGCCAGTCGTGCAGCCGGTCGCGTTGACCAGGGCGCAGGCGTTCACGTCGCCCACGACCGGAAGGTCAGCGGTGGCGGTGACGATCGCGGTGATGATCTCGTTGGTCGAGCTCGTGGGGTTCGGGCTGGTGGGGTTCGAGCCGGTGTTCCCGGTGCCCGGGCCGGTGCCGGTGCCCGGGCTGGTGCCGGTGCCCGGGTTGGTGCCGGTGGTGCAGCCGCCGGCGTTGATCAGGGCGCAGGCGTCCAGGTCACCGACGACGGGGACGTCAGACGCGGTGGCGGTGACCACCGAGGTGAGCAGCGGGCTCGACCCGAGACCGCCACCGGTGTCGCCGGCGCCCGCGTTCGTGCCCGTGTGGGTCGGGTCAGGGGTGCGGTCGCAGCCATCGGTGTTCACCAGCACGCAGGCCCGGACCGGCAGGTCCAGGACCCGCCCGTCGGCCAGCACCCGGGTCGCGGGGATCAGACCCTTCAGCAGCGCCGCATCCGCCCGCACCTCCAACGCGCGCTGACGCTTCGCCTCACGCACCTTCGCGGCCTTGACCTTCGCCGCCTTCACCGCCTTGGCCTTGGCCACCGCCTTCGCCTTGGCGACCTTCGCCTTCTCGGCCTTCTGCTCGGCCTTGACGGCCTTCGCGTGGGCCTGGACCTGCACGTACGTCCGGTTCGACCGAGCCGTGCTCGTCGAGCGGTGCGAGGAGCTGCCGGCGCCGACGCGGACCTTCACCGCGGACCCGCTGCTGCTGCGCGAGCCGTTCCCGCTGCCGGTGCCGACGCGGACGCTGGTCGAGGAGTGGCGCGAGCCGAGGTTGACGTCGGCGCGGACCTTCACCGGCGTCCGCAGCGACACCTTCAACCCACCCGAGTGCGAGTTCGAGGACTTGTGGCTGCTGGACTTGTCGTGGTGGGTGGAGACCTTCACGATCCCGAGGTCGAGACCGCCGTCGTGGTCGTCGGCGTGGGCGGCGCCGGTCGTCAGCGCGAGCGCGCCGACCGTGCAGGCTGCTCCGGCGAGCAGACGGGTGAACCATGCGTTCATGGGGGTTGCTTCTCTCTACGAGTTCAGGGAGAGGACCGACCGCACAAGGGGTGCGGGGTGGCCCGGGAACCGGCGCGCAAGGAGCGCCGTGCCGACCCGCGAAGGGTGGGCACCTGGGGTGTGAGAGAAGACGTCAGTCGGGAGAGAAGCCGGGCTGACGCAGCAGCCCCAGCGTGTGCCCAGAACGAGCGTGCGCGGGCCGGGCGTGCAACGCCTTCAGCCCCGCCAGACCAGCCGAGACGGCCAGCCCGAAGATCAGTGCGCCTCCGGCGCTGCCGCCGGCCGAGCCGGTCGGTGCAGCACCGAGCCCGAGGCCCGAGTCGCCGGTGCCGGCCGTCGCGACGAGCGACAGGCCGATCTCGAGCGTCGGCGTCACATAGCCGTGGCCATCGCCCTGCTCGGCGCCCGGCGTAGCCGTACGAGTCGGCTGACCCGAGATTGCCGCCGCCCGGTCGAGGGTGATTGACCCGGCCGCCTGGGGCAGCGACCCGGTCGTCGAGGCGGGCGACACCGACCCGGGACGCGACACGTGAGGAGCGGCCGCCGCCGGCGGTGCCGCGGGCGACAGGGTCGGGCCTTCGACGACCACGGGCAGATCGACGACGAGGTCCACAGCCGGAGCTACGACGCCCACTCTGACCGAGGGCAGCTTCACCACGGTCAGGTCGACGGCCGGCAGGGACACGGCCACGTTCAGGTCGGGCAGGGTGACGGTCGGGAGCTCGAGCGACGTACGCGGGGTCAGCACCGTGGAGGTCACGTCGGCCAGAGCCTCCGTCGTCACCTTCGACACGTCCGCCGACACCAGCGCGACAGGCGCCGGGTGCGAGCTCTTGCCCGGCTTCACCGACGACTTCGAGGACGCACCGAACACGGTCTTCGTCACGTCGGCGACGGCCCGGTCGACCTCCTGGACCCGCTTCTTCTGCGCGACCGCCTTCTTCTTCTGCGCGACCTGCTTCGCCACCCGCTTCTCGTGCGCGGTCTCAACGTGAACCACGGGCTTCACGGTCCGCACCACCGGTCGCACGACCGGCCGGACCACGCTCTTACGTACCGACACCCGCTGCGTCGACACCTTCACCGACGAGCGGTGGGACGACGTGAACGAGTGCGACGACTTCGACGGGCTGGACGACTTAGACGACGAGTGGGACGACTGGGAAGACGAGGAGTGCGAGGAACCGGAACCGGTGACCTTCTTCACCGTGTCGGACACATGGCCCAACGTCCCGCTCAACCCGCTGTCCGCCTGCGCAGACCCCGCCGACAACGACAGACCCGCAGCACCCGCCGCCAGCACCAGACCCGCCCGCAGCACCCAACGGCGCACACCAGCACCAGCGGCGTCTCGGGACTCTTCCCTGCGCCGCCACCCCTGGCCCCCGAGGCCTGACGTGTCGATACCGGCACTCAACCAGCCCCTGGCATCACCCGCAGTCGATAAGTGTGACCTTCAGAACATTCTCAGCGCGACCGTCCTCGGCGTTGCCGAACCGGCTGGCGATCGTCTGTCCACGAAAAGACGAACGGCCCGCTCGTGATGAGCGGGCCGTCCGGACAACAGGGGTGGAGGTGGCGGGAATCGAACCCGCGTCCTTGGACAGCGAGCCAGGTCTTCTCCGGGCGCAGCTGGCTAGTCGTTTTCTCGATCTCTGCGCTCGCGCCAGCACGTCGCAGACAGACCCAGTCTCAGAAAAGTCCCGAACGCACCCTGAGACGCAGTGCGGCCAGCAAGTCTCCTAGATGAGGCCAGGTTCCGGGGCGGAGACGTCCTCGGTCTGACCCTTCGATCACTGTTTAGACAGCGAGAGCGAAGTCAGTGCGCTTAGAGTTGGCACTTATTGGTTTCCAAGGAACATTAACGAGTTGACCTTGGATTCTCGGCCCGCTTCTCCTGGGACTACCGACCCAAGTCGAAACCGATCACCCCCTGTTGAGTTTTTCCACCCCGTCGGTCGCGGACGACTTCCGGGGCGAGGGGCCCATGCTACTCGCGCGGCACGGGACCCGCCATCCGTAACGCGGGCCGGCCGAGAACATTCCCCGACCGGCCCGCGGTCCACGGACCTGGCGTCTACCCCGTTACTTCTCCGACAGCACCTGGAGCTTGAGCGCCCGGGTGACCGGGTTGCGCCAGCTCTCGCCCTGCAGCGCCTTGGCGCCGCCGACGATCGTCAGTACGAACCAGCCGAGCGCCATCAGCCCGAAGACCGGGTCGAAGCCGTCGCCCGGGAAGATCGACGAGACGATCCCGGTCGCAATGAGCAGGAGGAACGAGAGCAGCTGGAAGTTGAAGGCCTTGGCCGCCTCGCGCCGTGCGTACGACCCGGGGCTCGAGAGCCCGAAGACGAGGAGCGGGCCGAGCAGCCACAGGAAGAAGACCGACAGGTGCGCGAAGCCGGCCGCACCTCTACCGGCGTGCTCGCGGGTCTCGGGCCTCACCAGCGGCTGGTAGGCCGGGTGCAGCCCGACGGCCTGCGAGGCGAGCGGCACGGAGACGATCCCGTAGAACGCCTGGTTGAGCTCGCGGCGGCTCGTCGCCTCCAGGACCTGGCCGAGGCGCCAGTCGAGCTCGCTCTCCCCGATCCGGTCCTCGGCGTACGCCTGCTGCAGCCAGGACACCGCGCGGTCACGCTGCTCGGGGGTCACGCTCATCTGCAGTGTGGGGTGCTGGTACGGGTTCGGCTGCGTCGCGCTCATGTCCCCCAGCATCGTCCCGGACCGGTCCGCGCCACCATCAGGCGCGACCCCGGTCCGACCCGGACCGCTGCCTCCTGAACCCCGTGGACGGGGCGTACCGAGGTCCTGTCAGCGACAACCGTTAGGTTGGATTCATGCCTGAGAAGCCCGAAGTCGAAGCCCCTGACGGTCCGCCCCCCACCGAGCTCGAGATCACCGACCTCACCGTCGGTGACGGGGCCGAGGCCGGCAAGGGCGACCAGGTCAGCGTCCACTACGTGGGTGTCGCCCACAGCACCGGCGAGGAGTTCGACGCGTCGTACAACCGTGGCGCCCCGCTCGACTTCCCGCTCGGCGCAGGCCGCGTCATCAAGGGCTGGGACGACGGCGTGGCCGGGATGAAGGTCGGCGGCCGCCGTCGCCTCGTCATCCCGCCGCACCTCGCGTACGGCGACCGCGGCGCCGGTGGCGTCATCGGCCCGGGCGAGACGCTGATCTTCGTTGTCGACCTCGTCGGCGTGCGCTGACCCCGAACGACCCGTCGCGGGTGCCCCCGGGCTTCATCGAGGTCCGGGGCGCCCGCGAGCACAACCTGCGCGACGTCGACGTCTCGCTCCCTCGCGACGCGGTGGTCGCCTTCACCGGCATCTCCGGCTCGGGGAAGTCGTCGCTCGCCTTCGGCACGATCTTCGCCGAGTCGCAGCGGCGCTACCTGGAGT contains these protein-coding regions:
- a CDS encoding adenylyl cyclase, which encodes MTPTSPRPRPAPATFRRRAVALVGALALSGLTTAGLAAPADATPVLPSAPTRPSAPLAAPTTPDLGPNVTLITPAMAQADVQAKLDAIAARQVPNQFGEERDAILFAPGTYGSAATPLIFQVGYYTEVAGLGRNPGDVVINGAVNVYNQCEKAADGTESCIALNNFWRSMSNLTINPTGGKDCRANTEFWAVSQAAPLRRVDITGLTSLMDYCSAPPQYASGGYLADARTKAVTNGSQQQWLTRNSEIGSWSNGVWNQTFSGVEGAPAQGFPDPPYTTLAQTPASKEKPYVYIDARGAWQVFVPKAQKNSSGPTWTDGPTPGKSLPLSTFFVARPSDSAKTIEKQLSKGRNLLFTPGVYGIDRTLHVRKAGTVVLGLGIATLTAEKGAVPIRVSEVPDVDIAGITIDAGTKNSSALLVIGTGKGHGPTASRPTAVQDVFFRIGGPHVGKADTSLVVKSDHVILDDIWAWRADHGEGVGWKVNTADTGVKISGDDVTATGLFVEHYQRYNVIWTGERGRTVFFQNELPYDAPNQAAWKHGKTLGWAAYKVGDDVRKHELWAGGSYIYTNVDPTLHLSHSFEVPDRKGVRLHDLVTVSLNNAGTIDHVVNDTGDAATPKEGGSTIVDLVAYPVG
- a CDS encoding FKBP-type peptidyl-prolyl cis-trans isomerase, with translation MPEKPEVEAPDGPPPTELEITDLTVGDGAEAGKGDQVSVHYVGVAHSTGEEFDASYNRGAPLDFPLGAGRVIKGWDDGVAGMKVGGRRRLVIPPHLAYGDRGAGGVIGPGETLIFVVDLVGVR
- a CDS encoding DUF1707 and DUF4870 domain-containing protein: MSATQPNPYQHPTLQMSVTPEQRDRAVSWLQQAYAEDRIGESELDWRLGQVLEATSRRELNQAFYGIVSVPLASQAVGLHPAYQPLVRPETREHAGRGAAGFAHLSVFFLWLLGPLLVFGLSSPGSYARREAAKAFNFQLLSFLLLIATGIVSSIFPGDGFDPVFGLMALGWFVLTIVGGAKALQGESWRNPVTRALKLQVLSEK
- a CDS encoding leucine-rich repeat domain-containing protein; this translates as MSRRSPASRRHAPAPTPRVRRAVAALVLAAALGLPSTAASAAPSDPVTFADPVFRTCVAAALGMRPSNPITPAQAASVTDLDCGELSPTSLGGAQALTNLTTLSVSYGSTITDLAPLARLTRLRELTLPFSRITDLAPLRGLTGLERLDVYGNPVSGLAPLSALTRLTYLDITGSSWTTLEPLRRLTQLRRLSADQEGQVDIAAVAALTGLQRLDLVVPDVRDLAPLRTLTGLTQLNVQAAATDVSALTPMSRLRVLSLNVAGGDGRALAGKPDLTELSVYGVRLPSLDVLTSSTRLTYLVAVAPSITDVAGLQKLPELSELILSGVDRADFSPLRGLTQLSYVSVSDSRVGPVRQFNGFEALSSLQLNNDQITSVDGFEPSANLSSLDVSGNHLADISALGCGLLVNALAQTVDVGRAPVGSPTRLPLVSVEGQTVQLGRSTDWTSTGPTVTYARAGTYRVPFVASGPPDCDQVQFAGVVTQTASAGRPMRPPRDR